TCGACACGCTCTACGTGATGGAACTCGATACCGAGCTGGCAGCTTGCGTAACCTGGCTACGAACTCATCTCGACTTCGACGTCGATGGGAACGTGCAAACGTTCGAGGCCGTCATTCGCATGGTGGCCGGATTGCTCGCCGGCTATTACGCGACCGGCGAGCGCTTCATGCTCGAGGGAGCGCGCGACCTCGCCGATCGACTCCTCGTCTGCTTCACGAAATCCCCGACCGGGGCGCCGTACCGCTTTGCGAACCTGCGCACCGGTGCGGTGAGCGATCCGCAAAGCAATCTGGCGGAGATCGGCTCGAATATTCTGGAATTCGGCGATCTCTCGCGCCTGACCGGCGATCCGAAGTATCTGCGTGCATCGATGCGCGCGTGCGAGGCTGTCATCGCCAAGCGTTCCGAGCTCGACCTGCTCGGGACCCACTTCGACATCGAGCAGGGCGTCTTCACCGATCCCATCGACGTCGCGCCGGACGAACCGGCCGACTCATTCTACGAGTACCTCTGGGGCGGCTGGCAGATGCTGCGCATCGAACAGTCGCGCGCGTGGTACCGTTTGCTCACCGACGCGCTACTCAGGTACAAAGTCGTGCACGTCGACGGAAACCTTTGGTTCCGGCAGGTGAACTATCAGACCGGTGCGCCGGCGGGCACCACGCAGATCACCGAGCTCGCCTCGTTTTACGCCGAGCTGGTCGCCAAGGGCGGCGATCGCGCGATCGGCGAAGCGTTCTACGACTCTTGGACCGGCGTACTGGACCGCTACACGCTGATCCCTGAGGTCATCGACTACACGAGCCTCGCCGTCATCGACCCGGCCTACCGGCTGCGGCCCGAATATGCCAATGCGGCCTTTGATCTCTGGTTCTTGACCGGCGATGCGAACTATCGCCGGACCGCGTATCAATACTTCACCGCGCTACGCGCCAACTGCCGCGTCGCGAACGGTTACACCGATCTGCGCGACATCCAAACGTGGCCGATGATTGCCGGCGATCACTTTCCGGCCTACGCCTTTTCCGAGAACTTCAAGTATCTCTATTTGATGTTCGCCGACTCGCCGCGCTTCGATGCGTCGACCTACTATCTCAACACCGAGGGAAAGATCCTGCGCGGCCTGCGCCGTTAGTGCAGCGCGATCGGCAGCAATCGAACGTCTTCGACGCCGGCGGTGTTGCGGGCGATGATGGTCAACGTGTAGGCACGCTTGTACTGAGGCACGATGTCGAGCACGTGCTGCAGAAAGACGAACTGCCCGAACCCGATGCGGGTCGCGTTGAACGAGAATGATTCAGTACGGATCTCGAGGCTCGCGACGTTGGTCGTGGTCGCGATGCGTCCGCGCCAATCCGTTCCCGGAGCGATCGTGGTTTCGTTCGTCCAAAACGCAAGGATGCGCGGCGGTGCGCTCGGCGCGGCGACCGCGGCCGAAGGCCACGGCGAAGGCATCACGACGGCCGCGCTCGGATCGAGGCGCGTGCCGACGACCTCGTCTTCGCACCCCGCTAGCAAAAAGATGACTGCGAGCACCACGCACAATCGCCGCATGTGAAGGGGTCGCTTCGTGCGCAGTGCGGAATCCACCCGCTCATGAAGCAACGCCCCGCGCCGAGCACGCTCTTCGATTGGTCGATGACCGTCGCGAGCCTTTGGGCATCGGGCGGCATCATGATCGACGCGTATCATCATTTTCATTCGACCGTCGAAACGTTTTTCGAACCCGCGCACGGCTTGCTCT
The sequence above is a segment of the Candidatus Baltobacteraceae bacterium genome. Coding sequences within it:
- a CDS encoding glycoside hydrolase family 47 protein encodes the protein MKRRAFLLSGASTMAALPLLGDVDPMPDPKTIAAQVRDEFAHAWNGYKQFAWGYDEVKPVSGTGSNFFIPGHSFGLSIIEALDTLYVMELDTELAACVTWLRTHLDFDVDGNVQTFEAVIRMVAGLLAGYYATGERFMLEGARDLADRLLVCFTKSPTGAPYRFANLRTGAVSDPQSNLAEIGSNILEFGDLSRLTGDPKYLRASMRACEAVIAKRSELDLLGTHFDIEQGVFTDPIDVAPDEPADSFYEYLWGGWQMLRIEQSRAWYRLLTDALLRYKVVHVDGNLWFRQVNYQTGAPAGTTQITELASFYAELVAKGGDRAIGEAFYDSWTGVLDRYTLIPEVIDYTSLAVIDPAYRLRPEYANAAFDLWFLTGDANYRRTAYQYFTALRANCRVANGYTDLRDIQTWPMIAGDHFPAYAFSENFKYLYLMFADSPRFDASTYYLNTEGKILRGLRR